In Sphingobium amiense, a genomic segment contains:
- a CDS encoding serine hydrolase domain-containing protein yields the protein MTVAKIGTRFDEAEIDAIFAEFDQGHLPGVAVGIAVEGVPVYAKGFGLANMELPVVLTPRTRMRVGSSTKHFACLAYLLLCEDGLAGLDDEIGRYIPGLKPAVARAPMRALMTHTSGIRDPFWLTMAMHGVDRPVTDRQILAYYETIDDVDFAPGTRWGYNNGGYALLTAAIEKISGQPLEDVLRTRIFAPAGMHDTLLRRWDSDFVPNSAGLHFRDAQGVFSKTHMSMELSGAGGLVSTMADMLTWLRHMDAPVVGSAESWKQMLEPQRLTGGWSTRYGLGLFCETYRGVDVIHHPGDVMSGNSQMLKVPGARLDISIGTNRSDASASVLALKVIDAMVDGLAPVPETADYEKRTGAFVSRRDGRVVTLTAKDDFHLLAIDGGVAIPVAPDESGVLQLPAAAAFFQRSVRVEENAIVLSDFADEDRLEEVAIDESATVGTRVGHYRSEDFDLTVLVTEDGEGASASLRGRHGWADYRMTPVTADVWRIEQVGFSPIGGIMTFEAGALRLDFGPVHHIRLARIG from the coding sequence GTGACGGTGGCAAAGATCGGCACCCGATTTGACGAGGCGGAGATCGACGCGATCTTTGCTGAATTCGACCAGGGTCACCTGCCCGGTGTGGCGGTGGGCATCGCGGTCGAAGGCGTGCCGGTCTACGCCAAGGGTTTTGGCCTTGCGAACATGGAACTGCCCGTCGTCCTGACGCCGCGCACCCGCATGCGGGTCGGGTCGAGCACGAAGCATTTCGCCTGCCTCGCCTATCTGCTGCTGTGCGAAGACGGGCTGGCGGGACTGGACGACGAGATCGGGCGCTATATTCCAGGGCTGAAGCCCGCCGTCGCCCGCGCCCCCATGCGCGCGCTGATGACCCACACCAGCGGCATCCGCGATCCTTTCTGGCTGACCATGGCGATGCACGGGGTCGACCGCCCCGTCACCGACCGGCAGATCCTCGCCTATTACGAGACGATAGACGATGTCGATTTCGCGCCGGGAACGCGGTGGGGCTATAATAATGGCGGCTATGCGCTGCTGACCGCCGCCATCGAGAAGATCAGCGGACAGCCGCTGGAGGATGTGCTGCGCACGCGGATATTCGCGCCGGCCGGAATGCACGACACGCTGTTGCGGCGGTGGGACAGCGATTTCGTGCCGAACAGCGCGGGGCTTCATTTCCGCGACGCGCAGGGCGTATTTTCCAAGACGCATATGAGCATGGAGCTGAGCGGCGCGGGCGGCCTCGTTTCGACGATGGCCGACATGCTGACGTGGCTGAGGCATATGGACGCGCCGGTCGTCGGCAGCGCAGAAAGCTGGAAGCAGATGCTGGAGCCGCAGCGTCTGACGGGCGGATGGTCGACGCGCTATGGCCTCGGCCTCTTCTGCGAGACATATCGCGGCGTCGATGTCATCCATCATCCCGGCGACGTGATGAGCGGCAATTCGCAGATGCTGAAGGTGCCGGGCGCGAGGCTGGACATCAGCATCGGCACCAACCGGTCGGACGCGAGCGCCAGCGTTCTGGCGCTCAAGGTCATCGACGCGATGGTCGACGGCCTCGCGCCCGTGCCGGAAACGGCGGATTACGAAAAGCGCACGGGTGCGTTCGTGTCGCGGCGCGACGGGCGGGTCGTCACTCTGACGGCGAAGGATGACTTTCATCTGCTGGCTATCGACGGCGGCGTCGCCATTCCGGTCGCGCCCGACGAAAGCGGCGTGCTTCAGCTTCCGGCAGCGGCGGCTTTCTTCCAGCGCTCGGTCCGGGTGGAGGAAAACGCCATCGTGCTGAGCGATTTCGCCGACGAGGATCGCCTGGAGGAAGTCGCGATAGATGAAAGCGCGACCGTCGGGACGCGGGTCGGCCATTATCGCTCGGAAGATTTCGACCTGACCGTCCTCGTGACGGAGGACGGGGAGGGGGCCAGCGCATCGCTGCGCGGGCGTCATGGCTGGGCCGATTACCGGATGACGCCGGTCACGGCGGACGTCTGGCGGATCGAGCAGGTGGGTTTTTCCCCGATCGGCGGCATTATGACGTTCGAGGCCGGGGCGCTGCGTCTCGATTTCGGGCCGGTGCACCATATCCGCCTGGCCCGCATCGGGTGA
- a CDS encoding RidA family protein, with amino-acid sequence MKTFGDDVIGPNGNVIPITPAVQVGNLLFLSGQLAMRDGKIIGTTIEEQTHVVLDNIEALLTPLGKSLADVAKVAIWLVNPGDFAGFNTAYAQRFAKPYPARSAVVSQLLIPGALVEIEVIVSAE; translated from the coding sequence ATGAAGACTTTTGGCGATGACGTGATCGGCCCCAACGGCAATGTCATTCCGATCACGCCGGCGGTTCAGGTCGGCAACCTCCTCTTCCTGTCCGGCCAGCTCGCCATGCGCGACGGCAAGATCATCGGCACGACGATCGAGGAACAGACCCATGTCGTCCTCGACAATATCGAGGCGCTGCTGACCCCTCTGGGCAAGTCGCTCGCCGATGTCGCGAAGGTTGCCATCTGGCTCGTCAATCCCGGCGATTTCGCGGGTTTCAACACCGCCTATGCGCAGCGCTTCGCCAAGCCCTATCCGGCGCGGTCGGCGGTGGTGTCGCAGCTTCTGATCCCCGGCGCGCTGGTCGAGATCGAGGTCATCGTCTCCGCGGAATAG
- a CDS encoding NAD(P)/FAD-dependent oxidoreductase — protein MSSQSKQIIVLGAGMVGTSAALALQARDYDVALIDRAAPGSETSYGNAGVIQGEAREPYALPRDIATLWGIAFKQDNAVDWDVRGLLKAAPTLLPYWYNSAPKRHRRISQVYSALVARANADHAALIAASGSEALIRREGYRLIFRDAAAFDKMAGKAESWETIYGINFTIEDGKALAAAEPALRQRLAGAIHWHDAWTCSDPGGLVRAYAALFRKQGGDEIRADILGLESGSGWRVRTSVGTFDAQQVVVALGPWSPQLLEPLGYRVPMIRKRGYHMHFTPGGALPNIPMIDAEVSAVYAPMRAGLRICTGADLSIERGEAMPRQLRRAHAAASELLDLGEPVEASAWRGERPCMPDMLPVVGAAAQHTGLWFDFGHGHQGFTLGPTTGALLAGLVAGDPDPIVSRLALSRSVKDL, from the coding sequence ATGTCATCACAATCGAAACAGATCATCGTGCTGGGCGCGGGAATGGTCGGGACCAGCGCCGCGCTTGCCTTGCAGGCGCGGGACTATGATGTCGCGCTGATCGACCGCGCCGCGCCGGGCAGCGAAACCAGCTACGGCAATGCGGGCGTCATCCAGGGCGAGGCGCGCGAGCCTTATGCCCTGCCCCGCGACATCGCTACCCTGTGGGGCATCGCCTTCAAACAGGACAATGCCGTCGACTGGGACGTGCGCGGCCTCCTGAAGGCGGCGCCCACGCTGCTGCCCTACTGGTATAATTCCGCGCCCAAACGCCACCGGCGCATCAGTCAGGTCTATTCGGCGCTCGTGGCTCGCGCGAATGCCGATCACGCCGCGCTGATCGCCGCGTCCGGCTCGGAAGCGCTGATCCGGCGCGAGGGCTATCGCCTCATCTTCCGCGACGCCGCGGCCTTCGACAAGATGGCGGGCAAGGCGGAATCGTGGGAAACCATCTATGGCATAAACTTCACGATCGAGGACGGCAAAGCGCTGGCCGCTGCCGAACCGGCCCTGCGGCAGCGGCTGGCCGGCGCGATCCACTGGCATGACGCCTGGACGTGCAGCGACCCCGGCGGTCTGGTCAGAGCCTATGCGGCGCTGTTCCGCAAGCAGGGCGGGGACGAAATCAGGGCCGACATATTGGGGCTGGAGTCCGGCTCCGGCTGGCGCGTGCGCACCAGCGTCGGCACGTTCGACGCGCAGCAGGTCGTCGTCGCGCTCGGCCCATGGTCGCCGCAGTTGCTGGAGCCGCTGGGCTATCGCGTCCCGATGATCCGCAAACGCGGCTATCACATGCATTTCACGCCGGGCGGCGCTCTCCCCAATATCCCCATGATCGACGCGGAGGTCAGCGCCGTCTACGCGCCGATGCGCGCCGGGTTGCGCATCTGCACCGGGGCGGACCTGTCGATCGAGCGCGGCGAGGCAATGCCGCGCCAGTTGCGGCGCGCGCATGCCGCCGCGTCCGAACTGCTCGATCTGGGCGAGCCGGTCGAAGCGTCGGCGTGGCGCGGCGAGCGGCCCTGCATGCCGGACATGCTGCCGGTCGTCGGCGCCGCCGCGCAGCATACCGGCCTCTGGTTCGATTTCGGCCATGGTCATCAGGGCTTCACCCTCGGGCCGACGACCGGCGCACTGCTGGCCGGACTGGTCGCGGGCGATCCGGACCCCATCGTCAGCCGCCTCGCGCTGTCCCGGTCCGTCAAGGATCTGTGA
- a CDS encoding LysR family transcriptional regulator → MESMLRGGLSERRLGYLFAAVEAKSIRGAADKLNIEPSVISRQIQLLERELDTVLLDRHGRGVLPTEAARLVLDFYRRRVSDEKTMLTQLEELKGLQRGDVQIACSEGFIEAIIETVLNDFCVKYPNVQITLNSMPVASVIRLIAEERINIGLAFAPPPHSAVEIHARKRHPLYVIARHDHPLAMQEDSLTLQDLIGHSLCLVPQEFGIGQLIKSAEHTAQVDLPRTMITNSLEALRHFVTSGLGLTILPKILVQHQLESGLVKTLRIRNSSLEAAEAQLVVPPRRIKSIAETAVLKRLAALNWFQN, encoded by the coding sequence ATGGAATCCATGTTGCGCGGCGGATTGAGCGAGCGGCGGCTCGGCTATCTGTTTGCGGCGGTGGAAGCCAAGTCCATTCGCGGCGCCGCCGACAAGCTCAACATCGAACCGTCCGTCATCAGCCGTCAGATCCAGCTTCTGGAGCGGGAACTGGACACCGTCCTGCTCGACCGCCACGGGCGGGGCGTGCTGCCCACCGAAGCCGCGCGACTGGTGCTCGATTTCTATCGCCGCCGCGTGTCGGACGAAAAGACGATGCTGACCCAGCTCGAGGAGCTGAAAGGCCTGCAGCGCGGCGACGTGCAGATCGCGTGCAGCGAGGGGTTCATCGAGGCGATCATCGAAACGGTTCTCAACGATTTCTGCGTCAAATATCCCAATGTCCAGATCACGCTCAATTCGATGCCGGTCGCGTCGGTGATCCGCCTGATCGCGGAGGAACGGATCAATATCGGTCTCGCCTTCGCGCCCCCGCCGCACAGCGCCGTCGAAATCCACGCCCGCAAGCGTCACCCGCTTTATGTGATCGCGCGGCACGATCATCCGCTGGCGATGCAGGAGGACAGCCTGACGCTGCAGGATCTGATCGGCCATTCGCTGTGTCTGGTGCCGCAGGAATTCGGCATCGGGCAGCTCATCAAATCGGCCGAACATACAGCGCAGGTGGACCTGCCCCGGACGATGATCACCAATTCGCTGGAGGCGCTGCGGCATTTCGTGACATCGGGGCTGGGCCTGACGATCCTGCCGAAAATTCTGGTGCAGCACCAGCTTGAGTCCGGGCTGGTCAAGACGCTTCGTATCCGCAACAGTTCGCTCGAAGCCGCAGAAGCGCAACTGGTGGTGCCGCCCCGGCGCATCAAGTCCATCGCCGAAACCGCCGTGCTGAAACGGCTGGCGGCGCTCAACTGGTTCCAGAACTAG
- a CDS encoding GlxA family transcriptional regulator, with product MRIACLLFEDFLLLDAAGAVGAFELAARAGCAGYSVEMIAAQAGPVRSSSGATLLAGDMRTCGDFHTLLIPGGDGTHDSAKYRDLAPFIRQAAHDRRRIASVCSGAFVLAEAGILDDRRAATHWNRALELGQRFPNVSVDAESLFVRDHNIWTSAGVVAGIDLALALIETDYGSEVARRVSQLLVVPFRRAGTQTQHSALLDNLAPSNRFGDLMAWARQNLTAALDVEALADRARLSARQFSRSFSASVGMSPAKAIEQLRVESARPAVESDAKSLDQIARDCGFGDAERMTRSFRRLTGETPQALRRRARERAERNQASSGTS from the coding sequence ATGCGGATCGCCTGCCTTCTGTTCGAAGACTTCCTGCTGCTCGACGCCGCGGGCGCGGTCGGCGCGTTCGAACTCGCCGCCCGCGCGGGCTGCGCGGGCTATTCGGTCGAAATGATCGCGGCGCAGGCCGGCCCGGTGCGCAGCAGCAGCGGCGCGACGCTCCTTGCCGGGGACATGCGCACCTGCGGCGATTTCCATACCTTGCTCATCCCCGGCGGCGACGGCACCCACGACAGCGCGAAATATCGCGATCTGGCGCCCTTCATCCGGCAGGCGGCGCACGACCGGCGGCGGATCGCCAGCGTCTGTTCCGGCGCCTTCGTGCTGGCGGAAGCGGGCATCCTCGACGACCGGCGGGCCGCGACCCACTGGAACCGCGCGCTGGAACTGGGCCAGCGGTTTCCCAACGTGTCCGTCGACGCCGAAAGCCTGTTCGTGCGCGACCACAATATCTGGACGTCGGCCGGGGTCGTCGCCGGGATCGACCTCGCCCTCGCGCTGATCGAAACCGACTATGGGTCGGAAGTCGCCCGTCGCGTTTCGCAACTGCTGGTCGTCCCCTTCCGGCGCGCGGGCACCCAGACGCAGCATTCCGCCCTGCTCGACAATCTCGCCCCCAGCAACCGGTTCGGCGACCTGATGGCGTGGGCGCGGCAGAATCTGACCGCTGCGCTCGACGTGGAGGCGCTTGCCGACCGCGCCAGACTGAGCGCGCGGCAGTTTTCCCGGTCGTTCAGCGCATCTGTGGGCATGTCGCCCGCCAAGGCGATCGAACAGTTGCGCGTGGAAAGCGCCCGCCCCGCTGTCGAAAGCGACGCGAAATCGCTGGACCAGATCGCGCGCGACTGCGGCTTTGGCGACGCGGAACGGATGACGCGCTCCTTCCGCCGCCTGACCGGCGAAACGCCGCAGGCGCTCAGGCGCCGCGCGCGCGAACGCGCCGAACGGAACCAGGCTAGTTCTGGAACCAGTTGA
- a CDS encoding TonB-dependent receptor yields the protein MVAIAAPVLAQDQANEGGLADIVVTAQKRAQSAQDVGITMSVVTPDVLAKHNIREVTELASVLPNVQINYGVGQNSFNIRGIGVNVFAGNFDPPVAVHIDDVYLSKSIMTPLLIFDLDRVEALKGPQGTLFGRNTTGGALNFYSRKPTDHFTAGGTLGYDTYETVRAEGYVSGPLTDSVSARLSGFTTHQGEGYYRNTLTGKTEGYDRKWALRGQLAFHDSKTDVLLSATYGRDNSQLAPYDVPGVYTPESLAAGAPQLCQPYLNGTLNGADANCRRSLDGGYPGDKNPYTTDNNIPHQMRAKQIGFTARVERDLGWTKLVSISSYQKFNRFIVEDSDSSPVNSLDSYEAFNINQYSQEIRISQNQPSRWNYVLGAYYQHDNLASHSGLIILDGAQNLYTDYRQKVNARAIFFHNEFALTDQLSLIAGLRYSNESLKINGGTWLADGMSVIRGQEKPTTLIFPLSTSSAVANGGKRHDKNVSYKFGAEWKPELNSDAIDKLLLYANVSSGFRSGAFNVVFASSQSEFTSLSPEKITAYEAGFKSLLGGRTLQVNGAVFHYDFTNGFINVDSPTSPVPVTINAAAVKTDGVELDVQWQPIQGLQFGAAGGYLHSKIDSAITAGGRSLQGNSTVNSPKWTFTGDASYTTDIGSDLKLNLAMNGNYRTSQYLQASNSPVSKIGSYWVVGAQVGIAASDDRWALTAWVKNLTKSVYKTYLNDLPGLGIVLASYGPPRTFGGTFTVKY from the coding sequence ATGGTTGCGATCGCCGCGCCCGTGCTGGCGCAGGATCAGGCGAACGAGGGCGGCCTGGCCGACATCGTCGTGACGGCGCAGAAGCGCGCCCAGTCGGCGCAGGACGTCGGCATCACCATGTCGGTCGTGACGCCCGACGTGCTTGCCAAGCATAATATCCGCGAAGTCACCGAACTCGCTTCGGTCCTCCCCAACGTCCAGATCAACTATGGCGTCGGGCAGAATTCCTTCAACATCCGCGGCATCGGCGTCAACGTCTTCGCCGGCAACTTCGACCCGCCGGTCGCGGTGCATATCGACGACGTTTACCTGTCGAAGAGCATCATGACGCCGCTGCTGATTTTCGACCTCGACCGCGTCGAAGCGCTCAAGGGTCCGCAGGGCACGCTGTTCGGCCGCAACACCACGGGCGGTGCGCTCAATTTCTACAGCCGCAAGCCGACCGATCACTTCACCGCCGGCGGCACGCTGGGTTACGACACCTATGAGACGGTGCGCGCCGAAGGCTATGTCAGCGGTCCGCTGACGGACTCGGTGTCCGCGCGTCTGTCCGGCTTCACCACCCATCAGGGTGAGGGCTATTATCGCAACACCCTGACCGGCAAGACCGAAGGTTATGACCGGAAGTGGGCGCTGCGCGGCCAGTTGGCCTTCCATGACAGCAAGACCGACGTGCTGCTGTCCGCCACATATGGCCGGGACAACAGCCAGTTGGCGCCCTATGACGTTCCGGGTGTCTACACGCCGGAATCGCTGGCGGCGGGCGCTCCCCAGCTCTGTCAGCCCTATCTGAACGGCACGCTCAACGGCGCCGACGCCAATTGCCGCCGCTCGCTGGATGGCGGCTATCCGGGTGACAAGAACCCCTACACGACCGACAACAATATTCCGCACCAGATGCGCGCCAAGCAGATCGGCTTCACCGCCCGCGTCGAGCGCGATCTGGGCTGGACCAAGCTGGTTTCGATTTCGAGCTACCAGAAGTTCAACCGCTTCATCGTCGAGGACTCGGACTCCTCGCCGGTCAACTCGCTGGACTCCTACGAAGCCTTCAACATCAACCAGTATTCGCAGGAAATCCGGATCTCGCAGAACCAGCCGAGCCGCTGGAACTACGTCCTGGGCGCCTATTATCAGCATGACAATCTGGCGTCGCATTCGGGCCTGATCATCCTCGACGGTGCGCAGAACCTCTACACCGACTACAGGCAGAAGGTGAACGCGCGCGCGATCTTCTTCCACAACGAGTTCGCGCTGACCGACCAGCTCTCGCTGATCGCGGGCCTGCGTTACAGCAACGAAAGCCTGAAGATCAACGGCGGCACCTGGCTGGCTGACGGCATGTCGGTGATCCGGGGTCAGGAAAAGCCGACCACGCTGATCTTCCCGCTGTCCACCTCCTCGGCGGTGGCCAATGGCGGCAAGCGGCACGACAAGAATGTGTCCTACAAGTTCGGCGCGGAATGGAAGCCCGAGCTGAACAGCGACGCCATCGACAAGCTGCTCCTCTACGCAAACGTGTCGAGCGGTTTCCGTTCGGGTGCGTTCAACGTGGTCTTCGCGTCGTCGCAGAGCGAGTTCACCTCGCTGTCGCCGGAGAAGATCACCGCTTACGAAGCCGGTTTCAAGTCGCTGCTGGGCGGACGGACCCTGCAGGTCAATGGCGCGGTGTTCCACTATGACTTCACGAACGGCTTCATCAACGTCGACAGCCCGACCTCGCCGGTTCCGGTGACGATCAACGCGGCTGCGGTGAAGACAGACGGCGTCGAGCTGGACGTGCAGTGGCAGCCCATTCAGGGTCTGCAGTTCGGCGCGGCGGGCGGCTATCTCCACTCGAAGATCGACAGCGCCATCACGGCGGGCGGCCGGAGCCTTCAGGGCAATTCGACCGTCAACTCGCCCAAATGGACATTCACCGGTGACGCGTCCTACACGACCGACATCGGCAGCGATCTGAAGCTGAACCTGGCGATGAACGGCAACTATCGCACGTCGCAATATCTGCAGGCGAGCAATTCGCCGGTGTCGAAGATCGGCTCCTACTGGGTGGTCGGCGCGCAGGTCGGCATCGCGGCCTCCGACGACCGCTGGGCCTTGACCGCATGGGTCAAGAACCTGACCAAGTCGGTTTACAAGACCTACCTCAACGACCTGCCGGGTCTGGGCATCGTGCTGGCATCCTACGGTCCGCCGCGGACCTTCGGCGGCACCTTCACGGTGAAATACTGA
- a CDS encoding DJ-1/PfpI family protein, with protein MSEPFEILFVLYPKFDQLDFAGPYEVFFRIANVKIRLASPDGGDLETESGLVYRGMEKLADVERCDLICIPGGGDQSAMMTPEVLDHVRRLSADARYVTSVCNGSLILARAGVLEGKRSACHWSFRHLLSDYGAIPDDARVVRDGRFFSGGGVTSGIDFALVVAAEVFGETTAQAQQLIIEYAPQPPFNAGRPETAPPEVLKAFDAMFGDALRSVGGFVPQV; from the coding sequence TTGAGCGAGCCTTTCGAAATATTGTTCGTCCTCTATCCCAAGTTCGACCAGCTCGACTTTGCCGGACCTTATGAAGTCTTTTTCCGCATCGCCAACGTCAAGATCCGGCTGGCCAGCCCGGATGGCGGCGACCTCGAAACCGAATCGGGTCTGGTCTATCGCGGCATGGAAAAGCTGGCCGATGTGGAGCGGTGCGACCTTATCTGCATCCCCGGCGGCGGCGACCAGAGCGCGATGATGACGCCTGAGGTGCTGGACCATGTCAGGCGGCTGTCCGCCGATGCGCGCTACGTCACATCGGTCTGCAACGGGTCGCTGATTCTGGCGCGCGCGGGCGTGCTGGAGGGCAAGCGCAGCGCATGCCACTGGTCGTTCCGCCATCTCCTGTCCGACTATGGCGCCATTCCCGACGATGCCCGCGTCGTACGCGACGGCCGCTTCTTCAGCGGCGGCGGTGTGACCTCGGGCATCGACTTCGCGCTGGTCGTGGCGGCGGAAGTGTTCGGCGAGACGACCGCGCAGGCGCAGCAGTTGATTATCGAATATGCGCCGCAGCCGCCTTTCAACGCGGGACGGCCCGAGACGGCGCCGCCGGAGGTGCTGAAGGCGTTCGACGCCATGTTCGGCGACGCCCTGCGCAGCGTCGGCGGCTTCGTGCCGCAGGTCTGA
- a CDS encoding DJ-1/PfpI family protein — translation MDRPFEILFILYDRFDQLDFAGPYEVFFRIPNVNIRLATPDGGDIVTEPGLVYKGTEKLADIDRCDLLCVPGGMDQTSLATPEMIGHIQRLAADASYVTSVCNGSLVLARAGLLEGKRSACHWAFRHQLSDFGAIPDDARVVRDGRFFSGGGVTSGIDFALTVAAEIFGETTAQMQQLLIEYAPEPPFNAGRPETASREVLVAFDAMFGDALRQTGAYVPEV, via the coding sequence GTGGACAGGCCGTTCGAAATATTGTTCATCCTCTATGATCGGTTCGATCAGCTCGATTTTGCCGGTCCCTATGAAGTATTCTTCCGCATTCCCAATGTGAACATCCGCCTCGCGACACCTGATGGCGGCGACATCGTGACGGAGCCGGGCCTCGTCTACAAGGGAACCGAGAAGCTCGCCGACATCGACCGGTGCGACCTGCTCTGCGTCCCGGGCGGGATGGATCAGACCAGCCTCGCCACGCCGGAAATGATCGGCCACATCCAGCGGCTCGCCGCCGATGCCAGCTATGTGACGTCGGTGTGCAACGGATCGCTCGTCCTTGCGCGGGCGGGATTGCTGGAAGGCAAGCGCAGCGCCTGCCACTGGGCGTTCCGCCATCAGCTTTCCGACTTCGGCGCCATTCCCGACGACGCGCGCGTGGTGCGCGACGGCCGCTTCTTCAGCGGCGGCGGCGTGACATCGGGCATCGACTTCGCGCTGACCGTGGCGGCTGAAATCTTCGGCGAAACGACCGCGCAGATGCAGCAGTTGCTGATCGAATATGCGCCCGAGCCGCCCTTCAACGCCGGGCGTCCCGAGACCGCGAGCCGCGAAGTGCTGGTCGCGTTCGACGCCATGTTCGGCGACGCGCTGCGCCAGACCGGAGCATATGTTCCGGAAGTATGA